From one Ochrobactrum vermis genomic stretch:
- a CDS encoding GlcG/HbpS family heme-binding protein, protein MSPRPATILASMITTITLANSASAVDLPTKPYLTLEAARSVVAAAEEEAKTNGWPCVISVVDAEGLPVLTVRMDDASVPAGVELAPEKARTAALFRRESGALEDAINGTRPAAITARGFVLMRGGVPITVDGTIVGAIGVSADTPDHDQQIAKAGAAALTTK, encoded by the coding sequence ATGTCCCCACGTCCTGCCACAATCCTCGCCTCGATGATCACAACTATAACCCTTGCCAACTCGGCATCAGCGGTAGACTTGCCAACAAAGCCCTATCTTACCCTCGAAGCCGCCCGTTCCGTAGTGGCTGCTGCCGAGGAAGAAGCGAAGACGAATGGTTGGCCTTGCGTGATCTCCGTCGTTGATGCGGAAGGACTGCCCGTTCTCACTGTACGTATGGACGATGCGTCAGTGCCTGCCGGCGTCGAGCTTGCGCCTGAAAAGGCCAGGACAGCCGCTCTTTTCCGTCGGGAAAGCGGCGCTCTGGAGGATGCCATCAACGGGACACGCCCTGCTGCCATTACCGCTCGCGGATTTGTGCTTATGCGTGGTGGCGTGCCAATCACCGTGGATGGTACGATTGTCGGCGCAATTGGCGTATCGGCAGATACGCCTGATCATGACCAGCAAATTGCAAAGGCTGGCGCGGCTGCGTTGACGACAAAATGA
- a CDS encoding MFS transporter: MTTVIASTPRLTNSTFILLTTSTGCAMTVLDTNVVAMVLPTIAREFSASFADVEWVISTYVLCFASLLLPAGAVADRFGRRTVFLIGIGAFAFSSWLCGVADSAASLYFARAFQGASAAFQLAPALAIIGHTFHREEERNRAWSIWGGIMGLTMVLSPIIGGLIAHGLGWRWAFYINIPVSIALGLATLRFITDSKDENARRLDPVGIISFAASMFALTWGLINGQAHGWTSPVAVAGFAGGMAGLVIFLIAERVQQRPMLDLSLFRNPRFIGGVWAMFAYAACAQVMASMLPLFLQNGFGRAPLQAGFAMLPFASAMLIFPNVGRYLGKRVSSREILSLGLMIVGIGSLVTSCGAYYSNWSIVMCGMFLIGSGGGLLNGETQKAIMSTVARDRAGMASGISTTARFTGILLGFAVLSGVLASAVRTHLMQTGCNDSTCSGEFADAIVAGDLPNALGMVAPSARAIATELAMRGYSVGFSVALLVSAIVAIVSSLLVYRLMKRR, translated from the coding sequence ATGACGACTGTTATTGCATCCACACCGCGCCTTACCAATTCGACTTTCATTTTGCTGACGACATCGACCGGTTGCGCGATGACCGTGCTGGACACAAATGTCGTCGCGATGGTTCTGCCGACCATCGCGCGGGAATTTTCTGCCAGCTTTGCCGATGTTGAGTGGGTAATCAGCACCTATGTTCTTTGTTTCGCATCCCTTCTCCTTCCCGCCGGGGCCGTGGCCGACCGGTTCGGACGCCGCACGGTTTTCCTGATCGGGATTGGCGCATTCGCATTCTCGTCGTGGCTTTGCGGTGTAGCGGATTCAGCCGCTTCGCTCTATTTCGCGCGTGCTTTCCAAGGTGCGAGCGCTGCATTCCAACTGGCACCTGCACTTGCAATCATTGGCCATACGTTCCACCGCGAGGAAGAGCGTAATCGGGCATGGTCCATCTGGGGCGGAATCATGGGGCTGACCATGGTATTGTCACCCATAATCGGTGGCCTTATCGCCCATGGTCTCGGCTGGCGATGGGCATTCTATATAAACATACCTGTCAGCATTGCGCTGGGGCTCGCAACGCTGCGCTTCATCACGGATTCAAAAGATGAAAATGCGCGCCGTCTCGATCCTGTCGGGATTATTTCCTTTGCCGCATCCATGTTCGCCCTGACATGGGGGCTCATCAATGGGCAGGCGCACGGCTGGACGTCTCCAGTAGCTGTGGCCGGCTTTGCTGGGGGTATGGCGGGATTGGTGATTTTTCTCATTGCCGAACGCGTCCAACAGCGCCCAATGCTCGACCTTAGCCTGTTTCGCAATCCCCGCTTTATCGGCGGGGTGTGGGCGATGTTCGCCTACGCCGCCTGCGCGCAGGTGATGGCATCCATGCTGCCGCTCTTTCTTCAAAATGGCTTCGGTCGCGCACCGTTACAAGCCGGTTTTGCCATGCTTCCATTTGCGAGCGCCATGCTGATCTTTCCCAATGTCGGGCGCTATCTCGGAAAGAGAGTATCTTCACGGGAAATTCTTTCTCTCGGGCTCATGATCGTGGGCATCGGCAGTCTCGTGACGAGCTGCGGCGCCTACTATAGCAACTGGTCTATTGTCATGTGCGGCATGTTTCTGATCGGGAGCGGTGGCGGCCTGTTGAATGGAGAAACACAGAAAGCGATCATGAGTACCGTTGCGCGCGACCGTGCCGGGATGGCATCCGGCATCAGCACAACCGCTCGATTTACGGGGATTTTGCTGGGCTTTGCGGTCCTGAGCGGCGTACTGGCAAGTGCTGTCAGGACTCATTTGATGCAAACGGGGTGCAACGATTCCACGTGTAGTGGAGAGTTTGCTGATGCGATAGTCGCAGGTGACCTGCCTAACGCACTTGGCATGGTCGCGCCTTCGGCAAGGGCCATCGCAACAGAACTTGCCATGCGGGGTTATTCCGTTGGCTTCTCGGTTGCGCTTCTTGTTTCCGCAATCGTGGCCATAGTCTCCTCGCTTTTGGTGTACCGCCTGATGAAACGACGATAG
- a CDS encoding transcriptional regulator NanR, with amino-acid sequence MNQPFEPIVRRKLSDEVFDRLENMITSGELGPGDEMPSERVLMERFGVGRPAIREAMQSLAKMGLVSISHGERAKVLKLTARSIFQQVDPTAKIMLAQSMDTLEHLKSARIFFERGIVRETAQRITDGDIAELRQIIERQRESLGDADAFIAADMEFHVRIARISGNPILTAVSEAMLAWLKEYHTHMLIWTGKEKYTLVEHEEILDCLSAKDADRAEAAMLRHLERSRTLYKKE; translated from the coding sequence ATGAACCAGCCATTCGAACCTATTGTTCGTCGCAAATTGTCCGACGAAGTTTTTGATCGGCTCGAAAACATGATCACCTCCGGCGAGTTGGGGCCGGGGGATGAAATGCCGTCGGAACGAGTTTTGATGGAGCGTTTCGGTGTTGGTCGCCCCGCAATTCGCGAGGCAATGCAATCGCTTGCCAAGATGGGGCTGGTCAGCATTTCGCATGGAGAGCGTGCTAAGGTGCTGAAGCTGACGGCTAGGTCGATCTTTCAGCAGGTGGACCCGACGGCGAAGATCATGCTTGCGCAATCAATGGATACCCTGGAGCATCTGAAGAGTGCGCGAATTTTCTTCGAGCGTGGTATTGTTCGCGAGACTGCGCAGAGGATAACGGATGGCGACATCGCGGAACTGAGGCAGATCATCGAGCGGCAGCGGGAATCGCTCGGTGATGCGGATGCATTTATCGCTGCCGATATGGAGTTTCATGTCCGGATAGCCAGGATTTCCGGCAATCCAATATTAACGGCAGTGAGCGAAGCCATGCTGGCATGGCTGAAAGAGTATCACACTCATATGCTTATCTGGACCGGCAAGGAGAAATATACACTCGTGGAACACGAGGAGATATTGGATTGCCTGTCCGCGAAGGATGCGGACCGTGCAGAGGCTGCCATGCTGCGCCATCTGGAGCGATCACGCACACTATACAAGAAAGAATAG
- the oiaX gene encoding 3-oxo-isoapionate-4-phosphate decarboxylase OiaX, with product MHINLTYRIETTGSIEQMAAKIASDQSTGTFVAVPGETEELKARVAARVLEIRPLEAACVPAWPELKSGHGPIKRADVDIAFPLDAIGTDLAALMTIAVGGVYSIKGMTGIRIVDMKLPDAFRTAHPGPQFGIAGSRRLTRVETRPIIGTIVKPALGLRPHETADLVGELIESGVDFIKDDEKLMSPAYSPLKERIAAIMPLILNHEQKTGKKVMYAFGISHADPDEMMRNHDMVLEAGGNCAVVNINSVGFGGMSFLRKRSGLVLHAHRNGWDVLTRNPGAGMDFRVYQQFWRLLGVDQFQINGIRVKYWEPDESFVNSFKAVSTPLFTPADCPLPVAGSGQWGGQAPETYERTGRTTDLLYLCGGGIVSHPGGPAAGVRAVQQAWEAAVAGIPLETYATDHPELAASLAKFGKGGE from the coding sequence ATGCACATAAACTTGACCTATCGCATTGAGACCACCGGCAGCATCGAACAGATGGCCGCCAAGATCGCCAGCGATCAGTCGACCGGCACTTTCGTCGCCGTTCCCGGAGAAACTGAAGAGTTGAAGGCGCGCGTCGCAGCACGCGTGCTGGAAATTCGTCCGCTTGAAGCTGCGTGCGTGCCTGCTTGGCCAGAGCTTAAATCCGGTCACGGGCCGATCAAGCGCGCCGATGTCGATATTGCTTTTCCGCTCGATGCAATCGGCACCGATCTTGCAGCACTGATGACGATTGCGGTTGGCGGCGTCTATTCGATCAAGGGCATGACCGGTATTCGCATTGTCGACATGAAGCTGCCGGATGCATTTCGTACAGCCCATCCCGGACCACAATTCGGCATTGCCGGAAGCCGTCGCCTCACACGCGTTGAAACGCGCCCGATCATCGGCACTATCGTCAAACCAGCCCTTGGTTTGCGTCCGCATGAGACGGCAGATCTCGTCGGCGAATTGATCGAATCTGGTGTTGATTTCATCAAGGACGATGAAAAGCTGATGAGCCCGGCTTATTCGCCGCTCAAAGAGCGCATCGCCGCGATTATGCCGCTTATTCTCAATCACGAGCAGAAAACCGGCAAAAAGGTCATGTATGCTTTCGGCATCTCGCATGCCGATCCTGACGAGATGATGCGCAATCATGACATGGTGCTGGAGGCTGGCGGCAATTGCGCCGTGGTCAACATCAATTCGGTTGGCTTTGGCGGCATGAGCTTCCTGCGAAAGCGCTCTGGCCTCGTGCTTCACGCCCACCGCAATGGCTGGGACGTCCTGACCCGCAATCCGGGCGCTGGCATGGATTTCCGCGTCTATCAGCAGTTCTGGCGCCTGCTCGGCGTCGACCAGTTCCAGATCAACGGCATCCGCGTGAAATATTGGGAGCCGGACGAAAGCTTCGTCAATTCGTTCAAGGCTGTCAGCACGCCATTGTTCACGCCTGCCGATTGCCCGCTTCCCGTTGCCGGTTCCGGCCAGTGGGGCGGTCAGGCACCTGAAACCTATGAACGCACAGGCCGCACCACGGACCTGCTATATCTGTGCGGTGGCGGCATTGTCAGCCATCCGGGTGGTCCGGCAGCCGGTGTTCGCGCCGTGCAACAGGCATGGGAAGCAGCAGTCGCTGGCATCCCGCTTGAAACCTATGCAACGGACCATCCTGAACTTGCAGCTTCGCTCGCGAAATTCGGGAAAGGTGGCGAGTAA
- a CDS encoding four-carbon acid sugar kinase family protein, with the protein MSQASNELLLSYYGDDLTGSTDVMEAMASNGVDTVLFMNVPDEELLSRFSHCKAIGLAGTSRSETPEWMQENLTPAFNWLKSLNAAIAHYKVCSTFDSAPHVGNIGKAVEIGKAIFNQAYVPLVVGAPQLKRYTAFGNLFAAYQGEVYRIDRHPVMSRHPVTPMHEADLRVHLAQQTALKTVLADLVALSAADANERINAIVKGADGMLLLDVDSHESQLQAGEQLWRLRSRDGWFVAGSSGIEYALLAAWAKAGLIGAKKEFPLPGKADRIAVVSGSVSPTTERQIRHATASGFTGIDLNPLDLLGESSNQAIETAIAEGQKALKQGNSVILNTALGPSADRGTEIDKIAGSRHKLARSLGFILRSLVERERLTRAVIAGGDTSSHALRELHVDALTTLLPLPQTPGSPLCTAHGTHAATNGLQIALKGGQVGSDGYFSQIRDGLTA; encoded by the coding sequence ATGTCACAAGCTTCCAACGAATTGCTGCTGTCCTATTACGGTGACGACCTCACCGGCTCGACTGATGTCATGGAAGCCATGGCTTCCAATGGCGTTGACACTGTCCTGTTCATGAATGTGCCGGATGAAGAACTTCTTTCGCGCTTTTCACACTGCAAGGCTATCGGTCTTGCAGGCACCAGCCGCAGCGAAACGCCGGAATGGATGCAGGAAAATCTCACGCCTGCATTCAACTGGCTCAAAAGTCTGAATGCTGCGATTGCGCATTACAAAGTCTGCTCAACATTTGATTCCGCACCACATGTTGGCAATATCGGTAAGGCCGTTGAAATCGGCAAAGCGATCTTTAATCAGGCCTATGTGCCACTTGTTGTCGGCGCACCGCAGCTCAAGCGTTACACTGCTTTCGGCAATCTCTTTGCCGCCTATCAGGGCGAAGTCTATCGCATCGACCGCCATCCGGTCATGAGCCGCCATCCCGTCACGCCAATGCACGAAGCGGACCTGCGCGTGCATCTGGCTCAGCAGACAGCACTTAAAACCGTGCTTGCTGATCTTGTTGCGCTTTCAGCCGCCGATGCGAATGAGCGTATAAACGCGATTGTCAAAGGTGCTGACGGCATGTTGCTCCTCGACGTCGATAGCCATGAAAGCCAGTTGCAGGCAGGCGAACAGCTCTGGCGTTTGCGTTCCCGCGATGGCTGGTTTGTCGCTGGTTCGTCGGGCATTGAATATGCGCTTCTGGCCGCTTGGGCCAAAGCCGGACTGATCGGCGCGAAAAAAGAGTTTCCGCTTCCGGGCAAGGCTGACCGCATTGCGGTCGTTTCGGGCAGCGTCTCGCCGACGACAGAACGCCAGATTCGTCATGCGACAGCATCAGGCTTTACCGGCATAGATCTCAACCCGCTCGATCTTCTGGGCGAAAGCAGCAATCAGGCAATCGAAACTGCCATTGCTGAAGGCCAGAAGGCGCTCAAGCAGGGCAACAGCGTGATCCTCAACACAGCGCTTGGCCCTTCGGCTGATCGCGGCACTGAAATCGATAAGATCGCAGGCAGCCGTCACAAGCTGGCGCGCAGCCTCGGCTTCATCCTCCGCAGCCTTGTCGAGCGCGAAAGGCTTACCCGCGCGGTGATCGCAGGCGGTGACACTTCCAGCCACGCATTGCGTGAATTGCATGTCGATGCACTCACCACGCTTTTGCCGCTTCCACAAACTCCAGGGTCGCCGCTTTGCACGGCACACGGCACTCACGCTGCCACCAACGGCCTCCAGATTGCTCTTAAGGGTGGTCAGGTGGGTTCTGACGGTTACTTCAGTCAGATTCGTGACGGGTTGACCGCTTGA
- a CDS encoding phosphogluconate dehydrogenase C-terminal domain-containing protein — MTAIALFGAGGKMGYRLAKNLKGSRFDVRHIEVSDAGKARLKNDLGIDTIDADAGLEGAEVVILAVPDTIIGKVAAGIVDKLKPGTMVIALDAAAPFAGHLPERANLTYFVTHPCHPPIFNDETDMQAKKDHFGGLFAKQHIVSALMQGPEETYALGEEIAKVIWAPVMRSHRVTVEQLAILEPGLSETVCASLLVVMKQAMDESVRRGVPEEAARDFLLGHMNVLGAVIFGEVQGVFSDACNKAIEFGIPALMRDDWKNVFEPEEIAESIRRIT, encoded by the coding sequence ATGACAGCTATCGCTTTGTTCGGAGCGGGCGGCAAGATGGGCTACCGTCTGGCCAAGAACCTCAAGGGTTCGCGCTTTGACGTACGTCACATCGAAGTCAGCGACGCAGGCAAGGCACGTCTGAAGAACGACCTCGGCATCGACACCATTGATGCCGATGCAGGTCTCGAAGGCGCTGAAGTCGTCATTCTGGCGGTGCCGGATACCATCATCGGCAAGGTTGCTGCAGGCATCGTTGACAAGCTGAAGCCGGGCACAATGGTTATTGCGCTCGACGCAGCCGCTCCATTTGCCGGTCATCTGCCAGAGCGCGCAAACCTCACCTATTTCGTGACGCATCCTTGCCATCCCCCGATCTTCAACGACGAAACCGACATGCAGGCAAAGAAGGACCACTTCGGCGGTCTGTTTGCAAAGCAGCACATCGTTTCGGCTCTGATGCAGGGTCCAGAAGAAACCTATGCGCTTGGTGAAGAAATCGCCAAGGTCATCTGGGCACCTGTCATGCGCTCGCACCGCGTAACCGTCGAGCAGCTCGCAATCCTCGAGCCGGGCCTTTCGGAAACCGTTTGCGCTTCGCTTCTGGTCGTCATGAAGCAGGCGATGGACGAAAGCGTTCGTCGCGGCGTTCCTGAAGAAGCCGCTCGCGACTTCCTGCTCGGCCACATGAATGTTCTGGGCGCCGTCATCTTTGGCGAAGTTCAGGGCGTATTCTCCGATGCCTGCAACAAGGCAATTGAATTCGGCATTCCTGCGCTGATGCGCGACGACTGGAAGAACGTTTTCGAACCGGAAGAAATCGCAGAAAGCATCCGTCGCATTACGTGA
- a CDS encoding D-ribose ABC transporter substrate-binding protein — protein MKFTRRKIARGFAIAAVSATLAGGVVMPAWAADLIAIITPSHDNPFYKAEAVGAEAKAKELGYDTLILQHDDDATKQSQLVDTAIGRGAKAIILDNAGSEASIAAVQKAKDAKIPSFLIDREINASGVAVSQIVSNNYQGAQLGAEEFVKLMGEAGNYVELLGRESDLNAGTRSKGYHDVIDEYPDMKMVAQQSANWSQTEAFTKMQSILQANPDIKGVISGNDTMAMGAWAALEAAGRKDVIVVGFDGSNDVRDSIKAGGIKATVLQPAYAQAQMAVVQADEYIKTGKGPAEEKQLMDCVLINPDNADKLETFALKD, from the coding sequence ATGAAGTTTACACGCAGGAAAATTGCGCGCGGTTTTGCGATTGCAGCCGTTTCAGCAACATTGGCAGGTGGCGTGGTTATGCCAGCCTGGGCTGCCGATCTTATTGCGATCATCACACCATCGCATGACAATCCATTCTATAAGGCTGAAGCTGTCGGCGCAGAAGCCAAGGCCAAGGAACTTGGCTACGATACGCTGATCCTTCAGCATGACGACGACGCAACCAAGCAGTCGCAGCTCGTCGATACGGCTATCGGCCGTGGCGCCAAGGCGATCATCCTCGATAACGCCGGTTCGGAAGCATCAATTGCAGCCGTTCAGAAGGCCAAGGACGCGAAGATCCCTTCGTTCCTGATCGACCGTGAAATCAATGCCTCTGGTGTTGCGGTTTCGCAGATCGTTTCCAACAACTATCAGGGCGCACAGCTCGGTGCGGAAGAATTCGTCAAGCTGATGGGTGAAGCTGGCAATTATGTCGAACTGCTCGGTCGTGAATCCGATCTCAATGCCGGTACTCGCTCGAAGGGCTATCACGACGTCATCGACGAATATCCAGACATGAAGATGGTTGCGCAGCAGTCTGCCAACTGGAGCCAGACTGAAGCTTTCACCAAGATGCAGAGCATTCTGCAGGCAAACCCTGATATCAAGGGCGTGATTTCCGGCAACGACACCATGGCTATGGGTGCATGGGCAGCGCTTGAAGCTGCTGGCCGCAAGGACGTTATCGTTGTCGGCTTTGACGGCTCCAACGATGTGCGGGACTCCATCAAGGCTGGCGGCATCAAGGCAACTGTTCTTCAGCCAGCTTACGCTCAAGCACAGATGGCTGTCGTACAGGCTGACGAATATATCAAGACCGGTAAGGGTCCTGCTGAAGAAAAGCAGCTGATGGACTGCGTCCTCATCAATCCTGACAATGCAGACAAGCTCGAAACCTTCGCTTTGAAGGACTAA
- a CDS encoding DUF2291 family protein — translation MSVLKSASIILLACGVALSGCKIIKTPTAEEAAEARGDNFNPDRSVADIWDSKVKPFFAEKTATLDEVMQAASADADAAGAKYGHREKQGNAPWTFAAKLEGTVVAAETKSRAAYVDVDSNGDGKADARVQIGPTVRGSAIRDSLSFVNFNEFRNQIDWAQFGKAFNTRVNDDVLSKLSREDLVGMKVKAEGAFPLPSKSQLPLLTPVSISLEK, via the coding sequence ATGTCAGTGCTGAAGTCAGCTTCCATTATCCTGCTGGCCTGCGGTGTCGCGCTTTCGGGCTGCAAAATCATCAAGACTCCGACAGCAGAAGAAGCCGCAGAAGCACGCGGCGATAATTTCAATCCTGATCGTTCGGTTGCCGATATCTGGGATTCAAAAGTTAAACCGTTCTTTGCCGAGAAAACTGCAACGCTCGATGAAGTGATGCAGGCAGCTTCCGCAGATGCGGATGCGGCCGGAGCAAAATACGGCCATCGCGAAAAACAGGGCAATGCCCCCTGGACCTTTGCAGCCAAGCTTGAAGGCACGGTGGTCGCCGCCGAAACGAAATCGCGCGCAGCCTACGTTGATGTCGACAGCAATGGCGATGGCAAGGCCGATGCACGCGTGCAGATCGGGCCGACCGTTCGCGGCAGCGCAATCCGCGACAGCCTGTCCTTCGTGAACTTCAACGAGTTCCGCAATCAGATCGACTGGGCTCAGTTCGGCAAGGCGTTCAACACCCGCGTCAATGACGATGTTCTTTCAAAGCTTTCGCGTGAAGATCTGGTTGGCATGAAGGTGAAAGCCGAAGGTGCTTTCCCGTTGCCGTCGAAGAGCCAGCTTCCACTTCTGACACCCGTTTCCATCTCTCTGGAGAAATAA
- a CDS encoding sugar ABC transporter ATP-binding protein — METELNQKDDIVLKLEDVSKVYSGIVAVKRANLELRRGSVNVLVGENGAGKSTLMKIIAGVERPTMGKIILDGEEVSFDNPADAQKRGIAMIFQELNLFSNMTVAENIFATREITRGLRGIDHKAQVVKANEYLDRLDAGISANTLVADLPIGQQQLVEIAKAISIDARIVIMDEPTSALSAAEVDILFKVIAELKSQGVAIVYISHRLEELMRIGDYITVLRDGKITGQEEIKNIDTQWIVRSMIGSDAKDFAKPVTHKVGGERFRAENITLPRPTGGLAVDDVSLTVRAGEVLGIYGLMGAGRSEFFECVMGQHGHSTGRIYIDGEQVKERDTTRRIRRGLALIPEDRQREGLVQILSIASNLTLASLDRLARFFHITPKREKQAIQQAIKDLSIKAPNPEFEVTSMSGGNQQKVVIGKALMTNPKVLLMDEPSRGIDVGAKADVFRTMRRLAAEGLSILFSTSDLEEVMALSDRIAVLSNGKLIAIFDRDKATEADIVAASAKGHGHTHDNDHNKQTRELAS, encoded by the coding sequence ATGGAGACGGAATTGAACCAGAAGGACGATATCGTCCTCAAGCTTGAGGATGTTTCCAAGGTCTACTCGGGCATTGTCGCGGTCAAGCGCGCCAATCTTGAGTTACGCCGCGGTTCGGTCAATGTGCTTGTCGGCGAAAACGGCGCTGGCAAATCCACGCTGATGAAAATCATCGCTGGCGTTGAGCGTCCGACCATGGGGAAGATCATTCTCGATGGCGAGGAAGTGTCATTCGACAATCCCGCCGACGCGCAGAAGCGCGGCATTGCGATGATCTTTCAGGAACTCAACCTGTTTTCAAACATGACGGTGGCAGAGAATATCTTTGCCACACGCGAGATTACACGCGGTTTGCGCGGCATTGATCACAAGGCGCAGGTTGTAAAAGCCAACGAATATCTCGACCGGCTCGATGCAGGCATCAGTGCAAATACGCTCGTCGCCGATCTGCCGATTGGTCAGCAGCAGCTTGTCGAAATCGCAAAGGCAATCTCGATTGATGCACGCATCGTCATTATGGACGAGCCGACATCCGCACTTTCTGCAGCCGAAGTCGACATTCTTTTCAAGGTGATCGCCGAGCTGAAAAGTCAGGGTGTGGCAATCGTCTATATTTCGCATCGTCTCGAAGAACTGATGCGGATCGGCGATTACATCACGGTTCTGCGTGACGGAAAAATCACCGGCCAGGAAGAGATCAAGAATATCGATACGCAATGGATCGTGCGTTCGATGATCGGCTCCGATGCCAAGGATTTTGCCAAGCCTGTGACCCACAAGGTCGGCGGGGAACGGTTTCGCGCTGAAAACATCACCCTGCCCCGCCCAACCGGCGGGCTGGCAGTCGATGATGTATCGCTGACCGTGCGCGCAGGTGAAGTTCTGGGCATTTACGGCCTTATGGGCGCGGGGCGCTCCGAGTTTTTCGAATGCGTCATGGGCCAGCATGGGCATTCCACCGGTAGGATCTATATTGATGGCGAGCAAGTGAAGGAGCGCGATACGACCCGTCGCATCCGGCGTGGCCTTGCCCTGATACCGGAAGATCGCCAGCGCGAAGGTCTGGTGCAGATTTTGTCGATTGCCAGCAATCTGACACTGGCAAGTCTCGACCGTCTGGCTCGCTTCTTCCACATCACGCCAAAGCGTGAAAAGCAGGCCATTCAACAGGCAATCAAAGACCTTTCGATCAAGGCACCGAACCCCGAATTCGAAGTCACTTCGATGTCAGGCGGCAATCAGCAAAAGGTTGTCATCGGCAAGGCGCTGATGACCAATCCGAAAGTTCTTCTGATGGACGAGCCATCGCGCGGCATCGATGTCGGTGCGAAGGCCGATGTCTTCCGCACCATGCGCAGGCTTGCTGCCGAAGGTCTCTCCATTCTCTTTTCAACCTCTGATCTGGAAGAAGTCATGGCGCTCTCCGATCGCATCGCGGTGCTCAGCAACGGAAAGCTGATTGCCATATTCGACCGCGATAAAGCGACGGAAGCCGACATTGTTGCCGCATCGGCCAAGGGCCACGGGCACACACATGACAACGACCACAACAAACAAACAAGGGAACTCGCGTCATGA
- a CDS encoding ABC transporter permease → MTANTTAAATDSTFNSGTALLTLMKLRTFIALFAVFIFFSFAAPNFLSAANLILMSKHVALNAFLAMGMTFVIITGGIDLSVGSIVGLCGMVAGGLLIYGIDLGIGYTIYFNIIEISLITLAVGVAVGFINGLLITKLNVAPFIATLGTLYVARGLALLSSDGQTFPNLVGREDLGTTGFAFLGSGSILGLPVSIWILIAVALAAAYIARYTPLGRQIFAVGGNERAARMSGIRVDRVKMFVYMFSGFCAAIAGLIISSELMSSHPATGNSFELNAIAAAVLGGTSMSGGRGTIGGTIIGAFVIGILSDGLVMMGVSSFWQMVIKGLVIIIAVVVDQAQRRLQQRVTLMQMAKAG, encoded by the coding sequence ATGACAGCCAACACAACGGCGGCGGCCACTGACTCAACCTTTAACAGCGGCACGGCCCTGCTGACGCTGATGAAACTGAGAACCTTCATCGCGCTTTTCGCTGTGTTCATCTTCTTCTCATTCGCAGCGCCCAATTTCCTTTCTGCCGCCAACCTGATCCTGATGTCGAAGCACGTCGCCCTTAACGCATTCCTTGCAATGGGCATGACCTTCGTCATCATCACAGGCGGCATCGACCTTTCGGTCGGCTCCATTGTCGGGCTTTGCGGCATGGTTGCCGGTGGTCTGTTGATCTATGGCATTGACCTTGGCATCGGCTATACGATCTATTTCAACATCATTGAAATCTCGCTGATCACACTGGCTGTGGGTGTCGCAGTCGGCTTCATAAACGGGCTATTGATAACCAAACTGAATGTTGCGCCCTTCATCGCGACACTCGGCACGCTTTATGTAGCGCGAGGCCTGGCACTTCTGTCGTCGGATGGCCAAACCTTCCCGAACCTTGTAGGCCGTGAAGACCTGGGCACAACCGGCTTCGCCTTCCTCGGATCAGGCAGCATTCTCGGTCTTCCAGTTTCGATCTGGATTCTGATCGCCGTCGCACTAGCCGCAGCCTATATCGCGCGATACACACCACTTGGTCGCCAGATTTTTGCAGTCGGCGGCAATGAACGTGCGGCACGCATGTCGGGTATTCGCGTCGATCGCGTAAAGATGTTCGTTTATATGTTTTCGGGCTTCTGTGCGGCGATTGCTGGCCTTATCATCTCGTCCGAACTGATGTCGTCGCATCCGGCAACCGGCAACTCGTTCGAGCTGAACGCCATTGCAGCAGCCGTTCTCGGCGGCACTTCGATGTCGGGCGGACGCGGCACCATTGGCGGCACAATCATCGGTGCATTCGTTATCGGCATTCTCTCCGACGGTCTGGTCATGATGGGTGTATCGTCCTTCTGGCAGATGGTCATCAAGGGCCTTGTCATCATCATTGCCGTGGTGGTCGATCAGGCACAGCGCCGCCTCCAGCAGCGCGTTACACTCATGCAAATGGCAAAAGCGGGTTAA